A region of Pyxidicoccus parkwaysis DNA encodes the following proteins:
- a CDS encoding tetratricopeptide repeat protein, with protein MRTHALAVSVAEGVPAVLPSRALEVDAGVALPVAFGGLRKVLRACEEAAPDVVGALARAHPSEWNRIFPGSINGVPDLSDLALTPSERRLHRESEQMFWVLNVAAKAIVETLRTSGRPLVLHGAGECDLVSLRAVMRAAEWSRLEGLDGTLLLTGWSVRRPHGAAIFESRRQAYLDALCDRMRAPRASGPGLVSTRELEPAVDLEGRYLQLAVDGTQAREVRVAAAILAIRSCFFTTNYEGALLAAEQGLSLLDEGPDAALPGRVADAWDSLDTGFTTPAIEIDRSSLGDVEELRALFSRSMGVVHVFTGSHDAAMEAFGRGLACRIPPELTARLHMFRALTLTKRFGQLPNARTEVEAGLAALERSTAPDRALQEGWLRNVCALTWFMERKLDKAVVEEKLAMRCVGDLHDASATHLKINLISNASYLQETARQFSDAIGTWRRFEKISERWGANFAKHHRYRLAGLELAAGERDAAVTHFTEAYANADELGDSFHRQVIAAELGRLFLDEQQPATAVEWFARAEEHARAVGDPLKAAESLAGLALAAGRTDWAEALRCAQASTTWPRETAALVEALTRGDAKAVHAALPRARTKLNRPFDPVNLY; from the coding sequence ATGAGGACCCATGCGCTGGCTGTCTCGGTGGCGGAAGGCGTTCCCGCTGTCCTCCCCTCGCGGGCGCTGGAGGTCGACGCGGGTGTGGCGCTGCCCGTGGCCTTCGGTGGACTGCGGAAGGTGCTGCGGGCCTGTGAAGAGGCCGCGCCGGACGTGGTGGGCGCGCTCGCCCGGGCCCATCCGTCGGAGTGGAATCGCATCTTCCCGGGCTCCATCAATGGCGTGCCGGACCTGAGTGACCTCGCCCTGACGCCCTCCGAGCGCCGGCTCCACCGCGAGTCCGAGCAGATGTTCTGGGTGCTCAACGTGGCGGCGAAGGCCATCGTCGAGACGCTGCGCACCAGCGGCCGCCCCCTGGTGCTGCACGGCGCGGGCGAGTGCGACCTCGTCAGTCTGCGCGCGGTGATGCGCGCCGCCGAGTGGAGCCGGCTCGAAGGACTGGACGGAACGCTGCTGCTCACCGGCTGGAGCGTGCGCCGGCCGCATGGCGCCGCCATCTTCGAGTCCCGCCGCCAGGCGTACCTGGATGCGCTGTGTGACCGCATGCGGGCCCCGCGTGCGTCCGGCCCGGGACTGGTGTCCACGCGCGAATTGGAGCCCGCCGTGGACTTGGAGGGGCGCTACCTCCAGCTCGCGGTGGACGGCACGCAGGCGCGCGAGGTGCGCGTGGCCGCGGCCATCCTCGCCATCCGGAGCTGCTTCTTCACCACCAACTACGAGGGCGCGCTGCTGGCCGCGGAGCAGGGACTCTCGCTGCTCGACGAGGGCCCGGACGCGGCGCTGCCCGGGCGCGTCGCCGACGCGTGGGACTCGCTGGACACGGGCTTCACCACGCCGGCCATCGAAATCGACCGGAGCAGCCTGGGCGACGTGGAGGAATTGCGCGCCCTCTTCTCGCGCTCCATGGGCGTGGTGCACGTCTTCACGGGCTCGCATGACGCGGCCATGGAGGCGTTCGGCCGTGGGCTGGCGTGCCGGATTCCTCCGGAGCTGACGGCGCGGCTGCACATGTTCCGCGCGCTCACCCTCACCAAGCGCTTCGGGCAACTGCCGAACGCTCGCACCGAGGTGGAGGCGGGCCTGGCCGCGCTGGAGCGGAGCACCGCGCCGGACCGCGCGCTGCAGGAGGGCTGGCTGCGCAACGTGTGCGCGCTCACCTGGTTCATGGAGCGCAAGCTGGACAAGGCGGTGGTGGAGGAGAAGCTCGCCATGCGCTGCGTGGGGGACTTGCACGACGCCAGCGCCACGCACCTGAAGATCAACCTCATCTCCAACGCCAGCTACCTGCAGGAGACGGCGCGGCAGTTCTCCGACGCCATCGGCACGTGGCGACGCTTCGAGAAGATCAGCGAGCGCTGGGGCGCCAACTTCGCCAAGCACCACCGCTACCGGCTGGCCGGACTGGAGCTGGCCGCGGGCGAGCGCGATGCCGCCGTCACCCACTTCACCGAGGCCTACGCCAACGCGGACGAGCTGGGAGACTCCTTCCACCGGCAGGTCATCGCCGCGGAATTGGGGCGGCTGTTCCTCGACGAGCAGCAGCCGGCCACCGCCGTGGAGTGGTTCGCCCGCGCGGAGGAGCATGCGCGCGCCGTGGGAGATCCGCTGAAGGCGGCGGAGAGCCTCGCGGGGCTCGCGCTGGCGGCCGGACGCACCGACTGGGCAGAGGCCCTGCGCTGCGCCCAGGCCAGCACCACGTGGCCCAGGGAGACGGCCGCACTCGTGGAGGCGCTCACGCGCGGGGATGCGAAGGCGGTGCATGCCGCCCTTCCCCGCGCTCGGACGAAGCTCAATCGCCCGTTCGACCCGGTGAATCTGTACTGA